One Drosophila santomea strain STO CAGO 1482 chromosome X, Prin_Dsan_1.1, whole genome shotgun sequence DNA segment encodes these proteins:
- the LOC120456011 gene encoding nuclear envelope phosphatase-regulatory subunit 1 homolog, which produces MEDPEKEDLLAFERRLAEVVNTEKRSSFRWRLVLGAIFACSAISACHWVRYAKESESVVFQILSSHSAFAFSLATICLLILYGFNHAVKQDPTILRDTREMLSPFRLNINNQGRLILVPPQTE; this is translated from the coding sequence ATGGAGGATCCAGAAAAGGAGGACCTGCTGGCCTTCGAGCGTCGGCTGGCTGAGGTGGTAAACACCGAGAAACGGAGCTCATTCCGCTGGCGCCTTGTTCTGGGTGCCATCTTCGCCTGTTCGGCGATCAGCGCCTGCCATTGGGTTCGGTATGCCAAGGAAAGCGAGTCGGTGGTGTTCCAAATCCTGTCCAGTCACAGCGCCTTTGCCTTCTCCCTGGCAACCATCTGCCTGCTAATCTTGTATGGATTCAATCACGCCGTTAAGCAGGACCCCACCATTCTGCGTGACACCAGAGAAATGCTGTCTCCGTTCCGTCTCAACATTAATAACCAGGGACGTCTTATCCTAGTTCCACCGCAGACAGAGTAG
- the LOC120456983 gene encoding farnesol dehydrogenase, with the protein MERWHDRVAVVTGASSGIGAAVARHLVSAGVIVVGLARRVDRMEAIKDQLPPELQGRLHAIHCDVGDLDSVTAAFDWIEEQLGGCDILVNNAGCLNPGQLLTLELEQLQQVLNVNLMGVVICTRRAFRSMQQREVDGHVVLINSLTGRNIINPPGDELQVLNMYPLTKHGVTALLEVLRQELRGFKTKIKVTSITPGVTDTEILPSGYGVLPMLKPDDIAAGIMYALGTPPHVQVHELTIKPLGEPF; encoded by the exons ATGGAACGCTGGCATGATCGCGTGGCGGTGGTCACGGGTGCTAGTTCCGGTATTGGAGCTGCCGTGGCTCGCCACTTGGTGAGTGCGGGGGTCATTGTTGTGGGTCTGGCCCGGCGGGTCGACCGCATGGAGGCCATTAAGGACCAACTGCCGCCGGAGCTGCAGGGCCGCCTGCACGCTATCCACTGCGATGTCGGTGATCTGGACTCTGTGACGGCTGCTTTTGACTGGATCGAGGAGCAGCTCGGCGGCTGTGACATTCTGGTGAACAACGCGGGCTGCCTGAACCCCGGACAACTTCTCAccctggagctggagcagctgcagcaggtCCTGAACGTGAACCTGATGGGCGTGGTCATCTGCACCCGCCGCGCCTTTCGCTCAATGCAGCAACGTGAGGTGGATGGCCATGTGGTGCTCATCAACAGCCTCACGGGCCGTAACATCATCAATCCACCTGGTGACGAGCTGCAAGTGCTCAACATGTATCCGCTTACCAAGCACGGGGTTACGGCCCTGCTGGAAGTCCTGCGacaggagctgcgcggattCAAGACCAAGATTAAGGTCACG AGCATCACTCCAGGAGTGACCGATACGGAGATTCTGCCCTCCGGCTACGGTGTTTTGCCGATGCTAAAACCGGACGACATCGCCGCGGGCATCATGTACGCGCTGGGCACCCCTCCACATGTCCAGGTGCACGAGCTGACCATTAAGCCGTTGGGAGAGCCCTTCTAA